Proteins from one Pseudarthrobacter sp. BIM B-2242 genomic window:
- a CDS encoding exonuclease SbcCD subunit D: MRLLHTSDWHLGRSFHGVGMLDAQRSFVDQLVSTVSSEAIDVVLIAGDVYDRALPGVDVVRLLDDALVRLTAAGARVVLTSGNHDSAIRLGFASRLLERGGVHLRTRLADLDQPLVLPLEPGAAAGPGAGGSKDNAAVLAIYGIPWLEPRLVAEQLGAEPASHFAVTRAATDRIRADLAQRSAGGTVHSVVLAHTFASGGISSDSERDLRIGGVGAVPLDLFDGFSYTALGHLHGRQTLSPQVRYSGSPLAYSFSEARHTKGSWLIDVGPEGVTNVSELSWDAPRKLAVLRGEITELLESGDHAWAEDAFCQITLTDAQRPQQAMERLRARFPDTLVLGFDPQGGSAKATTSYSTRLAEAQDDLSVCCGFLEHVRGRDADDAERLAIAGALDNVRLREASL, translated from the coding sequence ATGCGGTTATTGCACACCTCGGACTGGCACTTGGGCCGGTCGTTCCACGGCGTCGGAATGCTGGACGCCCAACGGTCATTTGTTGATCAGCTTGTCAGTACCGTCTCTTCGGAGGCGATTGACGTTGTCCTGATCGCCGGTGATGTGTACGATCGCGCCCTGCCGGGTGTGGACGTCGTGCGCCTGCTGGATGACGCGCTGGTCCGGCTGACAGCGGCGGGCGCCCGGGTTGTGCTGACCAGCGGCAACCACGACTCCGCCATCCGGCTGGGTTTCGCCTCCCGCCTGCTGGAGCGTGGCGGAGTGCACCTGCGGACCAGGCTGGCGGACCTGGACCAGCCCCTGGTCCTGCCCCTGGAGCCCGGCGCGGCCGCTGGCCCGGGGGCCGGCGGGAGCAAGGACAACGCCGCCGTCCTGGCCATCTACGGAATCCCGTGGCTGGAGCCACGCCTCGTCGCGGAACAGCTGGGCGCAGAGCCTGCGAGCCACTTCGCCGTCACCCGGGCCGCAACAGACCGCATCCGGGCGGATCTCGCACAGCGCAGCGCGGGGGGAACCGTGCATTCCGTTGTGCTCGCCCATACATTCGCCAGCGGCGGGATCAGCTCCGACAGCGAACGGGACCTCAGAATCGGGGGAGTCGGCGCCGTTCCGCTGGACCTGTTTGATGGCTTCAGCTACACCGCACTGGGCCACCTGCACGGCCGGCAGACCCTGTCACCGCAGGTCAGGTATTCAGGCTCGCCCCTGGCCTACTCGTTCTCCGAGGCCAGGCACACCAAAGGAAGCTGGCTGATTGACGTCGGCCCGGAGGGAGTCACCAACGTCTCGGAACTGTCGTGGGACGCTCCCCGGAAGCTGGCGGTGCTCCGCGGCGAAATCACCGAACTCCTGGAGTCCGGCGACCACGCCTGGGCCGAGGACGCCTTTTGCCAGATCACGCTGACCGACGCGCAACGGCCGCAGCAGGCCATGGAGCGGCTGCGGGCGCGCTTCCCGGACACGCTGGTCCTCGGGTTTGATCCGCAGGGCGGCTCCGCCAAGGCAACCACCAGCTACAGCACGCGGCTTGCCGAAGCCCAGGACGACCTTTCGGTCTGCTGCGGTTTCCTGGAGCATGTCCGGGGACGGGATGCGGATGACGCCGAGCGGCTGGCCATCGCCGGTGCGCTGGACAACGTGCGCCTCCGGGAGGCATCACTATGA
- a CDS encoding AAA family ATPase, whose amino-acid sequence MRIHRLTMSAFGPFAGTEEVDFDRLSAHGLFLLNGPTGAGKTSVLDAVCFALYGSVPGARQEGKRLRSDHAEPALEPSVTCEFSAQGRHFEVTRSPAWDKPSARGKYGFTTQQAKTLLRERVGGAWTDRSGRNDEAGAEITALLGMDREQFTRVVMLPQGDFAAFLRSKASDRLELLQKLFGTQRFEALEQELSARALAARNDVAKLNAELELLAARAEAEASALAIDDAAAAGPGSSGGLGTGAGHDADAAGGAGNAWDEPGARLGWLQAAVARRAAELAAAAETAVSVSKHASATLESETSRRERQRRLAAAQARKEAAEASLPALEVLTSRLDQHRRAEVLTGQLQAVQSSERQVRNAAGEMESAITLLRMAAGEDPELEHLDLSALDAAQGTAAGPGADSLGLLGTDGFPDTDGGNGMPGTGTGVAADGNADAVVALDVTDELSRIRSLLAVVEARLPDEERLQALAARRTSLAARQQELTQSGRELVERLADLRARQADLTAELKPLEVVASAAVLHAKEAAAAEELLDVVRRYGTAVTAQKQAIQRHSASREIQLEAKARWLDAREERLANAAAELAAHLAEGDACPVCGSEDHPAPAEAAASALGLSQAEEIAQHAYEEAEAKLAAITAELGEAGQLVAVLAGQGGDTPEDEAVQAVAAARHAAGQSRLAVKNLEDLRKRIEAAEVRIEAAEAERSAAADELARVTAASAEVGDTLASLDQALSGLRGSHRSLTRRLRSLREAAATLEKAVAARDLLDKAKARSEEARLQLERALPEAGFSSAGEVRAQLLAAAEAAALHAEVRAGHDEQARIAELFASEELQRAVKEAAEDSAGDGDLLAELQEAAAKAGQEARDADLAAGMAARCAESLTTIRRDYEQLAGSGQGPREHARLLTALADTAAGRGDNTYRMSLNSYVLAARLEQVALAASERLVAMSDGRYLLQHSDAKAARGAKSGLGLEVVDQWTGHRRDTSTLSGGESFMASLSLALGLADVVQQESGGIQIDTLFVDEGFGSLDEQSLEQVMDALEGLRDGGRVVGLVSHVGEMKQRIGTQLQVLKGRNGSTLRISDAAEVLV is encoded by the coding sequence ATGAGAATCCACCGCCTGACCATGTCAGCGTTCGGACCGTTCGCCGGCACTGAAGAGGTGGACTTCGACAGGCTGAGCGCCCACGGCCTTTTCCTCCTGAACGGACCCACAGGAGCCGGCAAAACCAGCGTGCTGGATGCCGTCTGCTTCGCGCTGTACGGATCGGTGCCAGGTGCGCGCCAGGAAGGCAAGCGCCTCCGCAGCGACCATGCTGAGCCTGCGCTTGAACCGTCTGTGACCTGCGAGTTTTCCGCCCAGGGACGCCACTTCGAGGTCACCCGGTCTCCGGCCTGGGACAAGCCCAGCGCCCGCGGCAAGTACGGCTTCACCACCCAGCAGGCGAAGACCCTCCTGCGGGAACGCGTTGGCGGGGCGTGGACGGACAGGTCCGGCCGAAACGACGAGGCCGGCGCTGAAATTACTGCCCTGCTGGGCATGGACCGCGAACAGTTCACCCGGGTGGTCATGTTGCCCCAGGGGGACTTCGCGGCCTTCCTAAGGTCAAAGGCCTCCGACCGCCTGGAACTGCTGCAGAAACTTTTCGGCACGCAGCGGTTCGAGGCGCTGGAACAGGAACTGTCCGCCCGGGCCCTGGCCGCCCGGAACGATGTTGCCAAGCTCAACGCGGAGCTTGAACTGCTGGCCGCACGGGCGGAAGCCGAGGCCTCGGCACTGGCGATCGATGATGCTGCCGCGGCCGGCCCTGGCTCTAGCGGCGGCTTAGGCACTGGCGCGGGTCATGACGCGGACGCTGCCGGAGGGGCAGGCAACGCCTGGGACGAACCCGGCGCCCGGCTTGGCTGGCTCCAGGCGGCCGTAGCCCGGCGTGCGGCCGAACTCGCAGCAGCAGCGGAGACCGCGGTGTCGGTGAGCAAACACGCATCAGCCACGCTGGAGAGCGAAACGTCGAGGCGGGAACGGCAGCGGAGGCTGGCCGCCGCGCAGGCCCGGAAGGAAGCCGCTGAGGCGTCGCTTCCGGCCCTTGAGGTGCTGACTTCGCGGCTGGACCAGCACCGTCGCGCCGAGGTGCTCACCGGCCAACTGCAGGCTGTGCAGTCGAGCGAAAGGCAGGTCCGGAACGCGGCAGGCGAGATGGAATCGGCCATCACGCTCCTGCGGATGGCCGCGGGCGAAGACCCCGAACTCGAACATCTGGATCTTTCCGCTTTGGATGCGGCACAGGGGACAGCCGCGGGACCGGGTGCGGACTCGCTTGGGCTCTTGGGCACGGACGGGTTTCCGGACACGGACGGCGGCAATGGCATGCCCGGAACAGGCACCGGCGTGGCCGCCGACGGGAATGCAGACGCCGTCGTCGCCCTAGACGTCACAGATGAACTCAGCCGTATCCGGTCACTGCTGGCGGTCGTTGAAGCCAGGCTGCCGGACGAGGAGCGCCTCCAGGCACTGGCCGCGAGGCGCACTTCGCTCGCGGCCCGGCAGCAGGAACTGACCCAATCCGGCAGGGAACTCGTCGAGCGGCTAGCGGACCTTCGGGCCCGGCAGGCGGACCTGACGGCCGAACTGAAGCCCCTGGAAGTGGTGGCCTCGGCGGCCGTCCTGCACGCGAAGGAAGCCGCAGCCGCGGAGGAACTCCTGGACGTTGTCCGCCGCTACGGGACGGCAGTTACGGCGCAGAAGCAGGCCATACAGCGGCACTCGGCATCCCGGGAGATCCAGCTCGAGGCGAAGGCCCGCTGGCTGGACGCGCGTGAGGAGAGGCTTGCCAACGCTGCCGCCGAGCTCGCGGCCCACCTGGCTGAGGGGGACGCCTGCCCGGTCTGTGGCAGCGAAGACCATCCGGCCCCCGCGGAGGCGGCGGCGTCCGCGCTTGGGCTCAGCCAGGCTGAAGAGATTGCCCAACATGCTTATGAGGAAGCCGAGGCGAAACTGGCAGCAATCACCGCCGAGCTTGGCGAGGCCGGCCAGTTGGTGGCTGTCCTGGCCGGCCAGGGCGGTGACACGCCCGAGGACGAGGCCGTCCAGGCCGTGGCAGCCGCCCGCCACGCTGCCGGCCAGTCCCGGCTCGCCGTGAAGAACCTTGAGGACCTCCGGAAGAGGATCGAAGCCGCAGAAGTCCGGATCGAGGCCGCGGAAGCGGAGAGGAGCGCCGCGGCGGACGAACTCGCGCGGGTTACGGCGGCGTCGGCCGAGGTCGGGGACACTCTGGCATCCCTGGACCAGGCGCTGTCCGGCCTGCGTGGCAGTCACCGCAGCCTCACACGCCGGCTGCGGTCGCTGCGGGAGGCCGCGGCCACGCTGGAGAAGGCCGTGGCAGCCCGGGACCTGCTGGACAAAGCCAAAGCCCGGTCGGAGGAAGCACGTCTTCAGCTTGAGCGTGCTTTACCCGAGGCCGGCTTCAGTAGTGCCGGAGAAGTCCGGGCCCAGCTGTTGGCGGCGGCTGAGGCAGCTGCCCTGCACGCCGAGGTCCGGGCCGGCCACGACGAACAGGCCCGGATTGCCGAGCTCTTCGCATCGGAGGAACTGCAGCGGGCTGTAAAGGAAGCGGCTGAGGATTCGGCAGGTGACGGGGACCTCCTGGCGGAGCTTCAGGAAGCAGCCGCGAAGGCAGGGCAGGAAGCGCGTGACGCCGACCTCGCCGCCGGCATGGCCGCACGCTGTGCTGAATCGTTGACCACAATCCGCCGCGACTATGAACAGCTCGCCGGATCAGGACAAGGGCCCAGGGAGCACGCCCGGCTGCTCACTGCCCTGGCAGACACTGCTGCGGGCCGCGGCGACAACACGTACCGGATGAGCCTGAACAGCTACGTCCTTGCCGCGCGGCTGGAACAGGTGGCGTTGGCGGCCTCGGAGCGGCTGGTTGCCATGAGCGACGGCCGCTACCTGTTGCAGCACTCCGACGCCAAGGCCGCCCGCGGCGCGAAATCCGGGCTGGGCCTTGAAGTGGTGGACCAGTGGACCGGTCATCGCAGGGATACATCCACCCTCTCCGGCGGGGAATCCTTTATGGCCTCGCTCTCACTCGCGCTGGGGCTGGCGGACGTGGTCCAGCAGGAATCCGGCGGAATCCAGATTGACACGCTCTTTGTGGACGAGGGCTTCGGCAGCCTGGACGAGCAGTCCCTGGAACAGGTCATGGATGCGCTGGAAGGCCTCCGCGATGGCGGACGTGTGGTGGGCCTCGTCAGCCACGTGGGGGAGATGAAGCAGCGCATCGGCACCCAGCTCCAGGTCCTGAAGGGCCGCAACGGTTCCACCCTGCGCATTTCCGACGCCGCCGAGGTTCTGGTCTGA
- a CDS encoding ADP-ribosylglycohydrolase family protein: MSIDPGAVAPSLTSRIHGCLLGGALGDSLGYAVEFDTIEAIRSRFGPAGVTDPAMLGAGSHFSDDTQMTLYTVDGLVEALEWANDGVGADVNACIWLAYLRWLATQGEPVPSSSPVQPKRWIDTNDVLRHRRAPGNACITGLATGEMGTVFRPVNPESKGCGTVMRSAPFGLIPHIASDAVYKLSADAAALTHGHPSARQSAGGFSLLIHRLVAGDSLQDAAAAVLDEVRGLKDVAAELPERLEAAIRGAAAGVFSPEELVRHLGEGWVAEEAFAVGLYAVLATAPGEDSAPSPEGHFRAAIALAVNHSGDSDSTGSIAGNILGAYYGEACLPKAWLEALEAPEVIRGMADLLAGVTTA; encoded by the coding sequence ATGAGCATTGATCCGGGCGCCGTCGCGCCCTCGCTGACGTCCCGCATCCACGGCTGCCTGCTGGGCGGCGCCCTGGGTGACTCGCTGGGCTACGCGGTGGAGTTCGACACCATTGAGGCAATCCGCAGCCGTTTCGGCCCCGCCGGCGTGACCGATCCCGCAATGCTCGGCGCCGGCAGCCACTTTTCGGACGACACCCAGATGACGCTGTACACGGTGGACGGCCTGGTGGAGGCGCTGGAGTGGGCCAATGACGGGGTGGGTGCCGATGTGAACGCCTGCATCTGGCTGGCCTACCTCCGCTGGCTGGCCACGCAGGGCGAGCCTGTGCCGTCGTCGTCCCCTGTGCAGCCGAAGCGCTGGATCGACACCAATGACGTCCTGCGGCACCGCCGTGCACCGGGAAACGCGTGCATCACCGGACTGGCCACCGGCGAAATGGGGACGGTTTTCCGGCCGGTGAACCCGGAGTCGAAGGGCTGCGGAACCGTGATGCGCTCCGCCCCGTTCGGGCTGATTCCCCATATAGCGTCCGACGCCGTCTATAAGTTGAGTGCCGATGCCGCCGCCCTGACCCACGGCCATCCGTCCGCCCGGCAGAGTGCCGGCGGCTTCAGCCTGCTGATCCACCGCCTGGTGGCCGGCGACAGCCTGCAGGACGCGGCGGCGGCGGTCCTGGATGAGGTGCGCGGCCTGAAGGATGTGGCGGCGGAGCTCCCGGAGCGGCTCGAAGCAGCAATCCGCGGCGCAGCCGCAGGCGTCTTTTCGCCGGAGGAACTGGTGCGGCACCTCGGCGAAGGCTGGGTCGCCGAGGAAGCGTTCGCCGTCGGGCTTTATGCCGTTCTGGCCACGGCGCCGGGCGAGGATTCCGCGCCGTCTCCCGAAGGTCACTTCCGGGCAGCCATCGCCCTGGCCGTGAACCACAGCGGTGACAGCGACTCCACGGGTTCCATCGCGGGAAACATCCTGGGCGCGTACTACGGGGAGGCGTGCCTGCCCAAAGCATGGCTCGAAGCCCTCGAAGCCCCGGAGGTCATCCGCGGCATGGCCGATCTGCTGGCGGGTGTTACGACCGCCTGA
- a CDS encoding MFS transporter, whose product MNEPGTLNPSPLSSLSAEPEVSARPTETDVPVRPAVSAAPPSPPRGRFARLPHLAGRSFIPVGLFARLPLAMLTVGALTLVTSSTGSYALGGTAAGAVGIGSAIGAPVIGALADRHGQRPVLLVAAVLNALAVLALIGTAWAVPEDGSFPAALILSAFLAGGSCPQVGPLARVRWMALTARGKGKDADRDLDTALSYEGTADELTFVLGPALVGILASVVAPWLPLAVAVVMTITLVPAFAVHPTHKAVPVRLIPGANSAPAHAAGTSAKSSRAARIHAAVSLPVLAMVAMGTFFGSTQTALSSFSASFATSEIAGLLYAVLGVSSAAAALSVAYWPRSFKPAARWLVSAALMAGLAPLLLAPDSLGGMVGVLLLLGLPVGPVMVTVFAIGGIVAPAERLGTVMTALASGIVAGTALGASVAGQLAQHAGYHAAFAVPVAAAGALFVLGVAAAAVLRKHTT is encoded by the coding sequence ATGAACGAGCCCGGAACTTTGAACCCTTCACCCCTTTCTTCGCTTTCCGCTGAGCCGGAAGTCTCCGCCCGCCCCACTGAGACCGACGTGCCGGTCCGCCCGGCTGTCTCGGCCGCCCCGCCGTCTCCACCGCGCGGCCGCTTTGCCAGGCTGCCGCATCTCGCCGGCCGCAGCTTCATTCCGGTCGGGCTGTTCGCCCGGCTGCCGCTGGCCATGCTCACGGTCGGCGCCCTGACCCTGGTGACGTCGTCCACTGGCTCCTATGCCTTGGGTGGCACCGCCGCCGGGGCCGTCGGAATCGGCTCAGCCATCGGTGCGCCGGTTATCGGCGCCCTTGCTGACCGGCACGGGCAACGGCCCGTTCTTTTGGTGGCCGCAGTGCTCAACGCCTTGGCCGTGCTGGCCCTGATCGGTACGGCGTGGGCTGTGCCGGAAGACGGATCCTTTCCGGCGGCCCTGATCCTGTCAGCCTTCCTCGCGGGCGGAAGCTGCCCCCAGGTCGGCCCGCTTGCCCGTGTCCGCTGGATGGCCCTGACCGCGCGGGGCAAAGGCAAGGACGCTGACCGGGATCTTGATACTGCGTTGTCCTACGAGGGCACGGCCGACGAACTCACCTTTGTCCTGGGCCCGGCACTTGTGGGCATCCTCGCCAGCGTGGTGGCCCCCTGGCTACCGCTCGCCGTGGCGGTGGTCATGACCATTACCCTGGTGCCTGCCTTCGCTGTGCACCCCACGCACAAGGCGGTACCCGTAAGGCTGATCCCGGGAGCGAATTCCGCCCCAGCCCATGCCGCCGGAACCAGCGCCAAGTCATCCCGCGCAGCCCGGATTCACGCTGCGGTTTCCCTGCCTGTGCTGGCCATGGTGGCCATGGGCACCTTCTTCGGGTCCACCCAGACGGCCCTGAGTTCATTCTCCGCGAGCTTCGCAACGTCCGAAATCGCGGGACTTCTGTATGCGGTACTGGGAGTGAGTTCCGCCGCTGCCGCCCTGTCGGTTGCATATTGGCCGCGGAGCTTTAAGCCTGCCGCCCGCTGGCTGGTTAGCGCGGCACTGATGGCGGGGCTGGCGCCGTTACTGCTGGCGCCGGACTCCCTCGGCGGGATGGTCGGTGTGCTGCTGCTCCTCGGACTGCCGGTGGGTCCGGTGATGGTCACCGTATTTGCCATTGGTGGCATTGTTGCGCCCGCGGAGAGGCTTGGCACGGTGATGACTGCCCTGGCCAGCGGGATCGTGGCGGGCACGGCACTGGGAGCTTCCGTGGCCGGCCAGTTGGCGCAGCACGCCGGCTACCATGCCGCCTTTGCCGTCCCCGTGGCTGCTGCCGGTGCGCTGTTTGTGCTCGGCGTGGCCGCTGCTGCCGTGCTCCGGAAACACACAACGTAG
- a CDS encoding VTT domain-containing protein, whose product MSDFAVPMLGGAGPIQPQLASFLPDWLNPDVFLRDSPLGPWVVLLVCAIVFAETGLLVGFFLPGDSMLFTAGLLVSTGAIDFNLWGMCGLIIVAAILGNQTGYLIGSKAGPAIFNKPESRLFKRENVESAHAFFEKHGGKALILARFVPIIRTFVPVIVGVAQMDKRKFFLYNVIGALLWGGGVTLLGAWLGQFSWVGENIDIIFITIVLISVIPIGVEVLKGLSAKRQAARFGTDPVDEFIEEHAPHEERKTNLD is encoded by the coding sequence ATCAGCGACTTTGCCGTGCCCATGCTGGGAGGTGCGGGACCCATCCAGCCACAGCTGGCCTCGTTCCTGCCCGATTGGCTGAACCCCGATGTCTTCCTCCGTGACTCCCCGCTCGGACCATGGGTGGTCCTGCTGGTCTGCGCCATCGTCTTCGCGGAAACCGGACTCCTGGTGGGCTTTTTCCTGCCCGGCGATTCGATGCTGTTCACCGCCGGCCTGCTGGTGTCCACCGGCGCCATTGACTTCAATCTGTGGGGCATGTGCGGGCTGATCATTGTGGCCGCCATCCTGGGCAACCAGACAGGGTATCTGATCGGTTCCAAAGCCGGGCCGGCCATCTTCAACAAACCTGAATCCCGGCTGTTCAAGCGTGAGAACGTGGAAAGTGCCCATGCGTTCTTCGAGAAGCACGGCGGCAAGGCGCTGATCCTTGCCCGTTTCGTCCCCATCATCAGGACGTTCGTGCCTGTCATCGTGGGCGTTGCCCAGATGGACAAGCGCAAATTCTTCCTCTACAACGTCATCGGCGCGCTCCTGTGGGGCGGCGGCGTCACTCTCCTGGGTGCCTGGCTGGGCCAGTTCAGCTGGGTGGGCGAGAACATCGACATCATCTTCATCACCATTGTGCTGATCTCCGTGATTCCGATCGGCGTCGAGGTCCTCAAGGGCCTGTCGGCGAAACGCCAGGCAGCCCGCTTCGGCACGGATCCGGTGGATGAGTTCATCGAAGAGCACGCTCCCCACGAGGAACGCAAAACCAACCTGGACTAG
- a CDS encoding exonuclease domain-containing protein, with amino-acid sequence MGLDFTAIDFETANGFRGSPCAVGLTKVRGGRVVEEASWLMRPPANHDHFEYHNTRIHGIRSEDVAGRPRFGELFPEIGAFIGGDILAAHNAAFDLGVIRSGLEVSGLAGPAYEYVCTVMLSRRCYSLVSNSLPFAAEEAGVPLVNHHDAAEDARACAGILIDIAARNNANSIAELYLSLGLELPRQESFDPAYDDLSKPSIAALSGAAAGRSGAPVRPFLSGWPEEGANPLPNADAEPSHPLYGQTVVFTGELAMGRPEAKVRSAELGARPESRVTARTTVLVVGDGFVASDLRSGRLTGKARRVLELHDRGQPIEVLSEGEFLQMVGGYAGAAAV; translated from the coding sequence GTGGGACTGGACTTTACGGCGATCGACTTCGAGACGGCAAACGGCTTCCGGGGATCGCCGTGCGCGGTGGGCCTGACAAAGGTCCGCGGCGGACGCGTGGTGGAGGAAGCCTCCTGGCTGATGCGGCCCCCGGCAAACCACGACCATTTTGAGTACCACAACACCAGGATCCACGGCATCAGGTCCGAGGACGTCGCAGGCCGTCCGCGGTTCGGGGAGCTGTTTCCGGAGATCGGGGCCTTCATTGGCGGGGACATCCTGGCAGCCCACAACGCCGCCTTTGACCTCGGCGTGATCCGGTCCGGCCTTGAGGTCTCAGGGCTCGCCGGTCCTGCCTATGAGTACGTCTGCACCGTGATGCTGTCCCGGCGGTGCTACTCGCTGGTGTCTAATTCCTTGCCGTTCGCCGCCGAGGAAGCCGGTGTGCCGCTGGTCAACCACCACGATGCCGCGGAGGACGCCCGTGCCTGCGCCGGCATCCTGATCGACATCGCGGCGCGCAACAATGCCAACAGCATCGCCGAGCTGTACCTCTCCCTGGGCCTCGAACTTCCCCGGCAGGAATCCTTTGACCCGGCCTATGACGACCTCTCGAAACCCAGCATCGCCGCACTCTCCGGCGCCGCTGCCGGCCGCAGCGGCGCGCCGGTCCGGCCATTCCTCTCCGGCTGGCCGGAGGAAGGCGCCAACCCCTTGCCCAACGCCGACGCCGAGCCGTCCCATCCGCTGTACGGCCAGACTGTGGTCTTCACCGGCGAACTGGCCATGGGCCGTCCGGAGGCAAAGGTGCGCTCGGCCGAGCTGGGTGCCCGGCCGGAGAGCCGCGTGACAGCCCGCACCACCGTGCTTGTGGTGGGCGACGGGTTTGTGGCCTCGGACCTGCGGTCCGGACGGTTGACCGGCAAGGCACGGCGCGTCCTGGAGCTCCATGACCGCGGCCAGCCCATTGAGGTCCTCTCCGAGGGAGAGTTCCTGCAGATGGTGGGCGGCTACGCAGGTGCTGCTGCCGTCTAG
- the rdgB gene encoding RdgB/HAM1 family non-canonical purine NTP pyrophosphatase, translating to MPRLVLATHNKGKLRELRELLRGQVPGLDVDTQVVDAAAAGAPDVVETGVTFAENSLLKARAVAAATGLVAIADDSGLAVDVLGGAPGIFSARWAGRHGDDAANLRLLLDQLADVPDGHRGAAFVCAAALAVPAADGTGHETVEYGQLEGILLREPRGEGGFGYDPVLQPAGEDRSCAELTAEEKNAISHRGKAFRALLPAIVEALARH from the coding sequence GTGCCGCGGCTCGTCCTCGCGACACATAACAAAGGCAAGCTCCGGGAGCTCCGCGAGCTCCTGCGCGGCCAGGTTCCCGGGCTCGACGTCGACACCCAGGTGGTGGATGCCGCGGCGGCGGGAGCCCCGGACGTCGTCGAAACGGGTGTGACCTTCGCAGAAAATTCGCTCCTGAAGGCACGGGCGGTGGCTGCGGCCACGGGCCTGGTGGCCATCGCGGACGACTCGGGACTGGCCGTGGACGTCCTTGGCGGTGCGCCGGGGATTTTCTCGGCCCGCTGGGCCGGGCGGCACGGCGACGACGCCGCCAACCTCAGGCTCCTGCTGGACCAGCTCGCCGATGTGCCGGACGGGCACCGCGGTGCGGCATTTGTCTGCGCCGCGGCGCTGGCCGTTCCCGCTGCGGACGGGACCGGACACGAGACCGTGGAGTATGGCCAGCTTGAAGGCATCCTCCTGCGTGAACCGCGGGGTGAGGGCGGTTTCGGCTACGACCCCGTCCTGCAGCCCGCGGGCGAGGACCGCAGCTGTGCCGAGCTCACAGCGGAGGAGAAGAACGCCATCAGCCACCGCGGCAAGGCGTTCCGGGCACTCCTGCCGGCCATCGTCGAGGCCCTGGCGCGGCACTAG
- a CDS encoding aquaporin — protein sequence MTTPVPVHHDSASGPAAGNSAGIRHGLVSRLSAEAFGSLFIVVAGLGVPLFSIPQSSPLPAALAAGLAITAAMLAFGYVSGGHFNPAVTVGHAVAGRIRLGDAAAYIAAQLVGGLLGALALFGILRTLPGIQDSRTAFDTVTAGFGEHSIIQAPLAGVLLLEVLGAAILVAVFLGTTARDNVNKAAAALSVGLAAAVLLQLGLSVGNAPFNPARATASAVFSSSWSLEQLWLFWVAPIVGAAIAGLVFRGFAAGDAPAAGSVADTEADDAADFDDLDDIEGSGDAARDAEFSDTGAPSAAAVREQARRDEAREFFDGKRG from the coding sequence ATGACCACGCCTGTTCCCGTCCACCATGATTCCGCCTCCGGGCCGGCAGCAGGCAACAGCGCCGGCATCCGGCACGGGCTGGTGTCCAGGCTGTCCGCAGAAGCGTTCGGCAGCCTCTTCATTGTGGTGGCGGGCCTGGGCGTTCCGCTGTTCTCCATTCCCCAGTCAAGCCCCCTGCCGGCCGCACTCGCCGCAGGCCTGGCCATAACGGCGGCGATGCTGGCTTTCGGTTACGTTTCCGGCGGTCACTTCAACCCCGCCGTCACCGTGGGCCACGCGGTTGCCGGCCGCATCCGCCTGGGGGACGCGGCGGCCTACATCGCCGCGCAGCTGGTGGGCGGCTTGCTGGGTGCCCTGGCACTCTTCGGCATCCTCCGCACCCTGCCGGGCATCCAGGACAGCCGAACGGCTTTCGACACGGTGACCGCCGGCTTCGGTGAGCATTCCATCATCCAGGCGCCCCTGGCCGGCGTGCTCCTGCTCGAGGTGCTCGGCGCGGCCATCCTGGTAGCCGTCTTCCTGGGCACCACCGCCCGCGACAACGTGAACAAGGCCGCCGCCGCCCTGTCAGTGGGTCTCGCCGCCGCCGTCCTGCTCCAGCTTGGCCTGTCCGTGGGCAACGCCCCGTTCAACCCGGCCCGCGCAACCGCCTCCGCCGTGTTCAGCTCCAGCTGGTCCCTTGAGCAGCTGTGGCTGTTCTGGGTTGCCCCGATCGTGGGTGCAGCCATTGCCGGGCTCGTCTTCCGCGGCTTCGCCGCCGGTGACGCCCCCGCCGCAGGTTCTGTAGCGGACACCGAAGCTGATGATGCTGCTGATTTTGACGATCTTGACGACATCGAAGGTAGCGGCGACGCGGCGCGCGACGCCGAATTTTCCGACACCGGGGCCCCTTCAGCGGCCGCCGTGCGGGAGCAGGCCCGCCGCGACGAGGCCCGGGAATTCTTCGACGGCAAGCGTGGCTAG
- a CDS encoding DUF4395 domain-containing protein produces MSKPTHGSGSGINWSAVFAFPNPVNEYAARITAGLVVLLAGLTLLAGSGWGLVLIAGGFWLRVLFGPRISPLALLSVKVLAPRLGRARLVPGPPKRFAQGMGTLVSTTALILFAAGAAPAAWIVLAVLIAAASLEAFAGFCLGCVIFGVLQRRGLIPEDVCEACNNVALRRS; encoded by the coding sequence ATGAGCAAACCCACGCACGGCTCCGGCAGCGGCATCAACTGGTCCGCCGTGTTTGCCTTCCCCAACCCCGTCAATGAATACGCTGCCCGCATCACCGCCGGCCTGGTGGTGCTTTTGGCAGGCCTGACTCTGCTGGCCGGATCCGGGTGGGGACTGGTCCTGATCGCCGGCGGATTCTGGCTGCGGGTACTGTTCGGGCCTCGAATTTCGCCGCTGGCCCTCCTGTCGGTGAAGGTCCTCGCGCCCCGGCTGGGCCGCGCCCGCCTCGTGCCCGGGCCGCCGAAGCGTTTTGCGCAGGGCATGGGCACGCTGGTCTCCACCACGGCACTGATCCTGTTCGCCGCGGGCGCCGCGCCGGCCGCCTGGATTGTCCTCGCGGTCCTCATCGCGGCGGCCTCGCTCGAAGCCTTCGCGGGATTCTGCCTGGGCTGCGTGATCTTCGGCGTCCTGCAGCGCAGGGGCCTGATCCCGGAGGACGTCTGTGAGGCCTGCAACAACGTGGCGCTCAGGCGGTCGTAA